Part of the Fundulus heteroclitus isolate FHET01 unplaced genomic scaffold, MU-UCD_Fhet_4.1 scaffold_320, whole genome shotgun sequence genome is shown below.
ACAGTCTTGTGTCATTGTTAAACCGAAGGTTAGGCTCTTCAGGGACTGTGAGGCCAGAAAGTGAAAGACAGTCTATTGAGGGACAGTCGAGGCAAGCAGAGACAGGTCCACAGTCAGGACAGCTAAGATGTCCTCAGCGCAGTGGTTCAGTTCATCAAGAAATGGCTCGGTAGGTTTCATCTTAGTCAGCCTGTGCAACAAGCCTGCGGTCTGTGTTACATTtcatattgaataaaataagctgcatcatcatcatcatcgtcatcattttttccagatcctttccTGGACTTTTTCGCCGAGAGACAAAAGGGAAAAGACGTTTTACACCGTATACCCGACCAAAGAAAAGCTTTCTGGTGAACTTTTTTCTCCTTGAGAAACAACGTTCCAAAACCCCCAAAGGCAATGAAGAACTCCAGCTTATATTGGCTGGTCTGGGTAAACGTTCTCTCTCAGTAACAGAGAGTTTAACACATACAGAGGTAATTCTTTCTTTAGGTACAGAAGATTAAACTataatctgtctgtctgtctgtgtgtgtatatgtatatatatatatatatatatatatatatatatatatatatatatatatatatatatatatgtgtgtgtgtgtgtatttaagagataagataagctttattgctctcacattggagaaattcacaatTTGTATGGATGTATGAATgaccatgtgtgtgtgtgtgtgtgtgtgtgtgtatatatatatatatatatatatataatgttggTGTTGGAGCTACTCTTTCCACTGACTTTTTCTGCATCCTGTGATAACTGAATCAGCCGATGTCACGGCTGAATTTCCCCATATTCTTATATATTGCAATTTAGTGATCTCTCCTTGGGTTACggaatacaaaatgtataacaaataattgtatttgttaTATGTATGATATTGACCAgtaactgaactttttttgtaCAAGCTGACAGATTTGTTGATCAATGCATTTCCAAGGCTTGGAAGCATCAATGGTGGCTGGTTGCTATACAAGTCTACAGGTATGTTGTAATGAAACATAAACTGCTAAACTCATGTTATACAACCAGTTTAACTCGATGAATGTGGATACAGTTGAGTAAATGATGTCTGTAAATGTTTAACATTTCTAGGTGGTGGTGGGCAGCGCAGATTAGTTGTTATTCCTCCTGATTCTGATGGTTATAGTGGGCACCAACTGAAGGCCGTTAGTGGAAATGGAAAATGTACACTGTACATAACTCCTCTACAGGAACAAATTGAAACTTCTCCATTACCAACAGACGcaaaagaatttgaaaacaTGCCTAAAGCTCCATGCACCACCTGCAACAAAATGGTACCACTCCAAGCTCTTCCGATTCACATCAAGAGCTGCAAAGAGGAAATGATTTATCTCAACAGCTCCTCTGAGAATGTATGTCAAATACTGGCTATAAGTAATAAAGTGTTGGCTGTAATTAACCAAATAACTGATTGAATTCATATTGGTATGTTTTATAATTAGGAAAGCTTCACTCAGGACAATGGATCTCCATTAAGGACAGAACATCAGACAGAGATGGTGAGATGCTTTGTttgctggttgtgtgtttgaattattaatttaactttttattatgTACATTCTGTCTAATTTAGACTACTGAGTGTCCAGTGTGCAGAGGTATATTCAGCACTGATGCTATTGAGACCCATGCATCTGACTGTGGAATACGGTACTTCAccaggaaactttttttaaaaacattttcatgtagTATGCGATTGATCCATATATGTATTCTAATTACTATTCTTACAGATCTTCAAACCAAGAATCCAATATCAGCACCTCAGAGGACGGGATTAACCACTTTCaaaggtaaacaaaaacaaaactcccaTTCGCCATATTTATAGagcaaaatgctttatttaaagaCAGAAGCTCCAATTAGTTATATTTTGATCACATTTCTAGCAAAATgcataatatttttattcttttaggaAGTGTTGGTAATATTTCTTTATTGGTTTTCCCAATCCTAACTCATTTGCTGTCAATGTACAACTCAAATGTTTGTATAACTCCTATTATTGGAGTTTCGTCAATAAGCTGTGCATGGCTGCATGCAGGAAGGATCTCTTGTAGCGGTTTCACTGAAGACAATCTTTTGTTGTatgacagtctgatgaagaagATGCCCATGGTTGTCCaaaatgttctttgttttatgaaGAATACTTCATACATTCGTATGAAGATGTAGATGATTCGTAAAATCATCTCCAAATGTTCCCCAGAACAGGGCCAGCTTTCTTTTTGGATGAAGCTCAACAAGCTTTTTTCAACCCTGTTACTCTGATGCTTTAAGTCAATTGCATCTGATTTTGCCTCTACAGAAAATGACAGTAGGAACAACACACTACACACCaaaaagatctgcagcatcttattactgaagaagtctcttggagaagagagaTGTGCATACATGGTCCTGaccgcacaaacacacacagatgaaCCTGTTgagatttttgtcaaaaaataaaaatttttgtttgatttgcttCTCAATTTTAATATCaatcaaggggaaaaaaatggaaaaaaaatataaaagcacaCCCAAAGGTACATGCAGATGTACGGTTGAACGCACTGTGTAACCGTACATCT
Proteins encoded:
- the LOC105931881 gene encoding uncharacterized protein LOC105931881, whose product is MFFQLSSAKMTDQEATEQSQVQLADILNTAHSLVSLLNRRLGSSGTVRPESERQSIEGQSRQAETGPQSGQLRCPQRSGSVHQEMARSFPGLFRRETKGKRRFTPYTRPKKSFLVNFFLLEKQRSKTPKGNEELQLILAGLGKRSLSVTESLTHTELTDLLINAFPRLGSINGGWLLYKSTGGGGQRRLVVIPPDSDGYSGHQLKAVSGNGKCTLYITPLQEQIETSPLPTDAKEFENMPKAPCTTCNKMVPLQALPIHIKSCKEEMIYLNSSSENESFTQDNGSPLRTEHQTEMTTECPVCRGIFSTDAIETHASDCGIRSSNQESNISTSEDGINHFQR